The Heliangelus exortis chromosome 26, bHelExo1.hap1, whole genome shotgun sequence genome window below encodes:
- the CRTAM gene encoding cytotoxic and regulatory T-cell molecule, which produces MTLPRMLHITALVLMQGDFPGAGSETVTLKEGEDLNLPCSLSSGESSAQQWLNPHGFAIFLNTQRALRDQRYKLVHYSKDELSIQLSNITVHDEGVYKCFHYGIPFKSKNKTLEVLAAPSYPLLEVSQNTERNITLSCYTHGCKPQPQVTWLLDNGIELPGDTKHKLEADGKKWTTTSTLTVLAYGPNSTASCIIQHQALGAEKLISSYRFEDLPRMGTEGSFGKDSPILLLWSGESYTDTQTKLKPIVYFPCVEINWFWLFFFSVTKPNPSPTALEVDTQVSGNKQPPESEHPVVPSALPEDSVVASSASTPTHQNFQPDVTATWTQTASRGNDTEELSRTEAPLPKENITVISIITCDQDLKSEGTKKKNNFLLPSLVAALLFVLLIIVLLFMRKLKKAHGVWKRENDVSEQTLESYKSKPNEDSLDHEKNEQVVSQKPNMQYVTEGYVETTPRNPRGKNTAASEKVFGCGKETDV; this is translated from the exons ATGACCCTCCCCAGGATGCTACACATCACAGCTCTGGTCCTGATGCAAG GGGATTttccaggagctggcagtgaaACTGTGACtctgaaggaaggagaagacCTCAACCTCCcttgcagcctcagcagtgggGAGAGTTCTGCCCAGCAGTGGTTAAACCCTCATGGTTTTGCCATTTTCCTGAACACCCAGAGGG cTTTAAGGGATCAGAGGTACAAACTTGTCCACTATTCAAAAGATGAATTATCCATCCAACTGTCCAACATAACAGTGCATGATGAAGGGGTGTACAAATGCTTCCACTATGGCATCCCATTCAAAAGCAAGAACAAGACTCTTGAGGTATTAG CTGCTCCTTCTTATCCACTACTGGAAGTAtcccaaaacacagaaagaaatattacATTGTCTTGCTATACCCATGGATGTAAACCACAGCCCCAGGTTACCTGGCTTTTGGACAATGGGATAGAGCTCCCTG GTGACACTAAGCACAAGCTAGAAGCTGATGGGAAGAAATGGACCACAACCAGCACACTGACAGTCCTGGCCTATGGGCCCAACTCCACAGCCAGCTGCATCATCCAGCACCAAGCACTGGGAGCAGAGAAGCTGATATCATCTTATCGGTTTGAGGACCTCCCTAGGATGGGTACTGAGGGCTCCTTTGGCAAAGACTCTCCCATTTTACTACTCTGGAGTGGTGAAAGTTACACAGATACACAGACAAAGCTAAAGCCCATAGTCTACTTCCCATGTGTGGA GATTAAT tggttttggcttttttttttttcagtgacaaagCCAAATCCTTCACCGACTGCTCTAGAGGTGGATACACAGGTCTCTGGGAACAAGCAACCTCCAG AATCTGAACACCCAGTTGTCCCTTCTGCACTACCAGAGGACTCAGTAGTTGCCAGCTCAGCATCGACACCAACCCATCAAAATTTCCAACCAGATGTCACAGCTACTT GGACTCAAACAGCATCCAGAGGCAATGACACAGAGGAACTCTCCAGGACAGAAGCTCCATTACCAAAGGAAAATATAACTGTGATTTCCATCATCACCTGTG ACCAAGATCTGAAATCTGAAGGCACcaaaaagaagaataatttcCTGCTGCCAAGCTTGgtggctgctctgctttttgtgCTGCTCATCATTGTCTTGCTGTTCATGAGGAAGCTGAAAAAAGCTCATGGAGTGTGGAagagag aaaatgaTGTTTCAGAGCAAACACTGGAGAGTTATAAATCCAAACCTAATGAAGACAGTCTGGACCACGAGAAGAATGAACAAG TTGTCAGCCAGAAGCCCAACATGCAATATGTAACAGAAGGCTACGTGGAAACAACACCAAGGAATCCAAGAGGCAAAAACACTGCAGCAAGTGAGAAAGTGTTTGGATGTGGAAAGGAAACAGATGTGTAG